In Vicia villosa cultivar HV-30 ecotype Madison, WI linkage group LG7, Vvil1.0, whole genome shotgun sequence, the DNA window TGGACCTTTACCTAAAAAAAAAGTTATCTAACACTAATTTTATAAAAGTCAAAAGTTGAAATAGGAGGCAAATGAAGATTAAGAAAAcacttattaaataattaaatttaacaaaaaaatttgattacATAATTAAACTCATAATTATTGAAGTTCACTTAGAGACTAACTATTGGAAGAATTCAAGTTTAAATTATGAATTTCCAAATCCATTATCCTAAAAACCGTTAATTTCTCTATATCATAAATAAAATTCTAGAAAAACTTATAAACTCAAGTAAAAACTTTAATTGCTAAAATTTCAATATATGAACTACATTTTATGATTGCATAATTTCAAAAAGTGAATGAAGATCCTTTTGTCTCTTCCATATTCTAAGAGGCAACAAGAATAATAGGCTAAGGAGAAAGATGAACTCTAGCATGAAATAGATAAAAATAAAGTTACCCACCCATAATATGCTCAATTTTGATGTTGACATTGGTGTACATGTTAACCAATATCATGTGGCACACTTAATATATACTCATGTCCTAAATATACAATTTAGAACTTTGTTCATACAAATTTAAAAGAGTATTTTTTGAAAGTTGCCACTTTTATTAAGTAAAATATTTGTTTGACATTGATCTAGACACAAAAACTCTGCAAATAGAGATGCATGCATGTATCACAAgaacttcaaataaaaaaattgtgtgaATGAAAGGAATCAAACTTCAGCAAAAATTGATTATCTTTttataacaattaaaaataaacaaattagaaTTCAAAagcataaatataatattttctacAACATAGCAAATGGcaaataaatgaaaattaaaagtgATGAGAAAATTATTAGAACATTACTAAaagtttaatattataattaggaGTGATAAAACATGTTTGACCTTTGGAATATGTTCATTTTATCTTAATTCTTTTTTTAGGATTtgtcaaaattatattttaatctttTAATATATTCGTCAGTTCTgtgttttattaaataatttttaaattaaaaaggtGCAGTCTTTGTGAATCCTCTCTATTTCatcttatttttttcaaaacgaaataaaattttaaattcgcATCTATACAATAGTATGTTCCATTCTAGTTTTATCAAATTTTTGTAGGATCGATCTAAATAAAATAGACATATCTATTTGTCATCCCTATAATATGACATAGGTGGATGGAAAAATCAGTTAAATGAATATAAACGGTTGATTTAAGATTTAATCGtagcatttatttatttatttacgatgtaatattaatattaaattttattaatatttataatttttttaaaaaataattataatataattattaaaaaaattaaaagaaaaaaagtaagaaataaaataaatgattgtcGGTGGATTCATGAAATTTTGATGAACTGCCAAGCTAAGCCAAGTAAGGTTGACACTTTTTTACACCAACTactttcttttctctctctctctttctctttctctttctttctcaagCTTATCCCTCACCACCACTTgttctatcttcttcttcttcttctagccATCAAAACCATAATCATCCATCAACATGAACAACGGTGGTGAACATCACACCGCTATTGAAACACAGTACATAAGAAGACATCACAAACATGATTTAAGAGACAATCAGTGTTCCTCTGCTCTTGTTAAACACATCAAAGCCCCTGTTCATCTTGTtagttttttttcactttttctttcaacaatttaactttttttggttttttctcaattgggtttctcTTTTTTAAGGGTTTGATTGATTTGGTGGAATAAAaaaagaaactttttttttttcacttctttAAAGATCTTGACTTTTACTTGTTTTTGAGGTGGTTTCTATTGGATTTTTGTGTGTGTCTGTCTTTCTTTGTAATGGATTCTTATTCTAGATTTGGGTTTTATGTGGGAGTtgtaaaaattgaatttttatgctCATATTTGTAAGGGTGTtgtaaaaattgaatttttcacCTTAAAGATGCAATTTTTGATTGGTTTATGGCTGTGATAtgatttttttggaaaagggtTGTTTTCATTTTGGATAGAGAAACAAAATCAGAAAAATTAAAGGCTGGAtttggatttgttgatttttaGTAATTGAGATTTGTGATGTGATGTTgtaattttgtgtgaaaagggGTTTTTGATTGTTctaattatttgtattttttttcttcaggtTTGGTCTTTGGTTAGAAGATTTGATCAGCCACAGAAATATAAACCATTTGTTAGCAGATGTATTATGCAAGGTGATCTTGGCATTGGAAGTGTTAGAGAAGTGAATGTTAAATCTGGTCTTCCAGCTACAACTAGTACTGAGAGGTTGGAAcagcttgatgatgaagaacatattCTCGGTATCAGAATTGTTGGTGGTGATCATAGGCTCAGGGTATGTATGAATCATCCTTGTGATAAATCTGTTTGTTTTGTGAACTGTTTGATCTGATTATGATTGTGTGAATGTTGCAATTTCATTGTAATCTTGGTTACTCAATTCATTTTATATGTTATGTTGATACTAAGAAATATATTTGCTAGTTTTTTAG includes these proteins:
- the LOC131616544 gene encoding abscisic acid receptor PYL9-like, producing MNNGGEHHTAIETQYIRRHHKHDLRDNQCSSALVKHIKAPVHLVWSLVRRFDQPQKYKPFVSRCIMQGDLGIGSVREVNVKSGLPATTSTERLEQLDDEEHILGIRIVGGDHRLRNYSSIITVHPEVIDGRPGTMVIESFVVDVPEGNTKDETCYFVEALIRCNLSSLADVSERMAVQGRTDPININQ